A genomic window from Martelella lutilitoris includes:
- a CDS encoding phage tail tube protein: protein MAEAKTTTFGKLLIKLGDGADPEVFAQPCGMTSKSLTFSKNTGETLVVDCDDEDQVTWLERNAESLSASVSGDGVLAATSIQPWWEAFASTEPINCELSIQYSTGTMKWTGPFHLTSFEISGEKSGDPKVKSAIQMDSAGAIENEWVAA, encoded by the coding sequence ATGGCAGAAGCAAAAACCACGACCTTTGGCAAACTTCTGATCAAGCTGGGTGACGGCGCCGATCCGGAAGTCTTCGCCCAGCCCTGCGGGATGACGTCGAAGTCGCTGACCTTCTCGAAGAATACCGGCGAAACGCTGGTGGTCGACTGTGACGATGAAGATCAGGTGACCTGGCTGGAGCGCAACGCCGAAAGCCTCTCGGCCTCGGTCTCCGGCGACGGCGTTCTGGCCGCAACGTCGATCCAGCCCTGGTGGGAGGCGTTCGCCAGTACCGAGCCGATCAATTGCGAGCTTTCCATCCAGTACTCGACCGGAACCATGAAATGGACAGGGCCCTTCCATCTGACCAGTTTTGAGATCAGCGGTGAGAAGAGCGGCGATCCCAAGGTGAAGTCGGCAATCCAGATGGATTCGGCCGGCGCCATCGAAAACGAGTGGGTCGCGGCCTGA
- a CDS encoding HK97-gp10 family putative phage morphogenesis protein, with protein MARRSTILGRAALERKLKRMPVVAKKLIRRAMEQSADEIVALMKSLAPVDSGALRDSIGWTWGRAPSGSIIAATVKSSLGSELTITIYAGDDEAFWARWVEFGRQDMPAQPYFYVSYRAKRRRVKSRISRSLTKAAKQVAAGG; from the coding sequence ATGGCCCGACGCTCGACCATTCTCGGCCGTGCCGCCCTTGAGCGGAAACTGAAGCGGATGCCGGTGGTCGCCAAAAAGCTGATCCGGCGCGCGATGGAGCAGTCCGCCGACGAAATCGTCGCCTTGATGAAAAGTCTTGCGCCGGTCGACAGTGGCGCCCTTCGGGACAGCATCGGCTGGACCTGGGGGCGTGCGCCATCCGGCTCGATCATCGCGGCCACGGTGAAATCCTCGCTCGGATCCGAACTGACCATCACGATCTATGCCGGCGATGATGAAGCCTTTTGGGCGCGGTGGGTCGAATTCGGCCGACAGGACATGCCGGCGCAACCTTATTTCTATGTGTCCTATCGGGCCAAGCGCCGCCGCGTGAAATCACGGATATCTCGCTCGCTCACAAAGGCGGCAAAACAGGTCGCGGCAGGTGGCTGA
- a CDS encoding gene transfer agent family protein, which produces MRDARIEQPFGDGVYPFRLGYGQITELQEKCDCGPMRLLSRLQSGDWKIEDVFETVRIGLIGGGMEPKEALKLAGRYVKDRPPLENHPLALAIVFAGLAGAPDETVGE; this is translated from the coding sequence ATGCGCGATGCCCGGATCGAACAGCCCTTTGGCGATGGGGTCTATCCCTTCCGCCTTGGCTACGGACAGATCACCGAACTGCAGGAAAAGTGCGATTGCGGTCCGATGCGGTTGCTTTCGCGCCTGCAGTCCGGCGACTGGAAGATCGAAGACGTCTTCGAGACCGTCCGCATTGGCCTGATCGGTGGCGGGATGGAGCCGAAAGAGGCTCTCAAACTTGCCGGCCGTTATGTGAAGGATCGGCCGCCGCTCGAAAATCACCCGCTTGCCCTGGCAATCGTGTTCGCCGGTCTGGCCGGCGCTCCGGATGAAACCGTGGGGGAGTGA
- a CDS encoding DUF3168 domain-containing protein, whose amino-acid sequence MDPNYELTRVVINRLKRDVSVSGFVAARVFDRVPADPKPAFPYISMGPSDSLQDDAECIMGEEVSFQIDCWSEGDGEAYGSAEVKKLAGAVKRCLHGAEVTVIDREPFERYRAEDSVSGISLYPSVVMDFCSGLSLSPRETGNVTIDHRITRIVREPNGITNHAALSFTAFVEID is encoded by the coding sequence ATGGATCCAAACTATGAACTGACCAGGGTGGTCATCAACAGGTTGAAGCGCGACGTTTCGGTTTCCGGTTTCGTTGCGGCGCGCGTCTTCGATCGCGTGCCTGCCGATCCAAAGCCGGCCTTTCCCTATATCTCCATGGGACCGAGCGACAGCCTGCAGGACGATGCCGAGTGCATCATGGGAGAGGAAGTCAGCTTCCAGATCGACTGCTGGTCGGAAGGTGACGGTGAAGCCTATGGATCGGCCGAGGTGAAAAAGCTCGCCGGCGCCGTGAAACGTTGTCTGCACGGTGCTGAAGTCACGGTCATCGATCGAGAACCGTTTGAGCGGTACCGCGCGGAAGACAGCGTCTCGGGCATAAGCCTCTATCCCTCGGTGGTGATGGATTTCTGCTCCGGACTTTCACTAAGCCCTCGTGAAACCGGAAACGTGACGATCGACCATCGCATCACCCGGATCGTCCGCGAGCCGAATGGCATCACCAACCATGCCGCCCTGTCGTTCACGGCCTTTGTCGAGATCGACTGA